A genomic window from Slackia heliotrinireducens DSM 20476 includes:
- a CDS encoding DMSO/selenate family reductase complex A subunit gives MVKNDELTVSRRKFVKGSFAGAVATAGVLGGASMFGCSPSEEGGETTAPESAEEAASMPAPNALPEDTITWCQCNVNCGGNCVFQWHSQDGKVTYMETDNTGDDENFQARACLRGRSMRRWLNSSERLLYPMKRVGKRGSGEFEQITWDEALDLLHDKLQYTIDTWGNEAIYRIYATGMYSTTGNPSKRFLNCIGGCVDQLYDYSTHMLQAIMPFMYGTQFSPYDNVHASSFSEAEANSDLVVMFGNSPAETRMGGINAVWDFAKVREAVQSRGGKIVNIDYRLNETSSGHPEEWLPIRTGTDAALCAALIHEFIADGKTDEDFLSTYCVGWNEDTMPEGSKGKNLSYYDYIMGTGYDKVEKTPEWAAPITQIPADTIRALAADLENAEAPFVVQGWGPQRHTNGEEACRAICMVPIALGKIGLPGTNTGQREAEPPIYLVGSIPGADENGPVTQGCSILIPVYQWLNVVDHGTEMGVKKGGIVDPAGELDDNDGMLHTNIHFIWNYAGNCITNQHGDANKVYDVLNSISDDDLFIMTWDTVMTDSAKYSDLILPDAMRSEQMNMQTQGYAEYYAGVTVGNPAQEAPGECRSSYDVLADLAERFDMRDAFTNGGMTHDDWVKYLYENNFSEAYGIEMPTWDEILEQGVFKLPVDPSVGLKAFRDDPEANALGTPSGKIEIYSEQLAALNDEWELEYEDEPIQPLPIFNPGFHGYGSVTDEYPLYCTGFHHKSRTHSSYGFIRELEQVARQQLWINPMDAEARGIANGDQVIVTSPAGQIKIEAKVTSRIVPGTIAVPQGSWRKADMEGDRIDEGGCVNTLSVYHPTPYAKGNGPAHSMIAEVAKA, from the coding sequence ATGGTCAAGAACGACGAGCTTACCGTCTCGCGCCGTAAATTCGTGAAGGGCTCGTTCGCGGGCGCCGTTGCGACCGCCGGCGTTCTGGGCGGTGCATCCATGTTCGGCTGCTCGCCGAGCGAAGAGGGTGGAGAAACGACCGCACCCGAAAGCGCCGAGGAAGCCGCAAGCATGCCGGCTCCTAACGCACTTCCCGAGGACACCATCACCTGGTGCCAGTGCAATGTCAACTGCGGCGGTAACTGCGTGTTCCAGTGGCATTCCCAGGACGGCAAGGTCACCTATATGGAGACCGACAACACGGGAGACGACGAGAACTTCCAGGCCCGCGCCTGCCTGCGCGGCCGCAGCATGCGTCGCTGGCTGAACAGCTCCGAGCGTCTGCTCTATCCCATGAAGCGCGTGGGCAAGCGCGGTTCCGGCGAGTTCGAGCAGATCACGTGGGACGAGGCTCTGGACCTGCTGCATGACAAGCTGCAGTACACCATCGACACGTGGGGCAACGAGGCCATCTACCGCATCTACGCCACCGGCATGTATTCGACCACCGGCAATCCGTCCAAGCGTTTCCTGAACTGCATCGGCGGCTGCGTTGACCAGCTGTACGACTACTCCACGCACATGCTGCAGGCTATTATGCCCTTCATGTACGGCACCCAGTTCTCGCCCTACGACAACGTGCACGCCTCTTCCTTCAGCGAGGCCGAAGCCAACTCCGACCTGGTGGTCATGTTCGGCAACTCTCCGGCAGAAACCCGCATGGGCGGCATCAACGCCGTGTGGGACTTCGCCAAGGTGCGCGAAGCCGTCCAGTCCCGCGGCGGCAAGATCGTCAACATCGACTATCGTCTGAACGAAACCTCTTCGGGCCATCCCGAAGAGTGGCTGCCCATCCGCACCGGCACCGACGCCGCGCTGTGCGCAGCCCTCATCCATGAGTTCATCGCCGACGGCAAGACCGACGAGGACTTCCTGTCCACCTACTGCGTAGGATGGAACGAGGACACCATGCCCGAAGGCTCCAAGGGCAAGAACCTTTCCTACTACGACTACATCATGGGTACCGGCTACGACAAGGTGGAGAAGACCCCCGAATGGGCCGCTCCCATCACCCAGATTCCGGCCGACACCATCCGCGCTCTGGCCGCCGACCTCGAAAACGCCGAAGCTCCCTTCGTGGTGCAGGGCTGGGGTCCGCAGCGCCACACCAACGGCGAAGAGGCTTGTCGCGCCATCTGCATGGTTCCCATCGCGCTGGGCAAGATCGGCCTTCCCGGCACCAACACCGGCCAGCGTGAGGCCGAGCCGCCCATCTACCTGGTCGGCAGCATCCCCGGCGCCGACGAGAACGGCCCCGTTACCCAGGGCTGCTCCATCCTGATCCCCGTGTACCAGTGGCTCAACGTCGTCGACCACGGCACCGAGATGGGCGTGAAGAAGGGCGGCATCGTCGATCCCGCAGGCGAGCTCGACGACAACGACGGCATGCTCCACACGAACATCCACTTCATCTGGAACTACGCCGGCAACTGCATCACCAACCAGCACGGCGACGCCAACAAGGTCTATGATGTCCTCAATTCCATCTCCGATGACGACCTGTTCATCATGACCTGGGATACCGTCATGACCGACTCCGCGAAGTACTCCGACCTGATCCTGCCGGACGCCATGCGCTCCGAGCAGATGAACATGCAGACCCAGGGCTACGCCGAGTACTACGCCGGCGTCACCGTCGGCAACCCCGCCCAGGAAGCTCCCGGCGAGTGCCGCAGCTCCTATGATGTGTTGGCCGATTTGGCCGAACGCTTCGACATGCGCGATGCCTTCACCAACGGCGGCATGACCCATGACGACTGGGTGAAGTACCTCTACGAGAACAACTTCTCCGAGGCCTATGGCATCGAGATGCCTACCTGGGATGAAATCCTGGAGCAGGGCGTGTTCAAGCTGCCCGTCGACCCCTCCGTCGGCCTGAAGGCGTTCCGCGACGACCCTGAGGCCAATGCCCTGGGCACCCCGTCCGGCAAGATCGAAATCTACTCCGAGCAGCTCGCCGCCCTCAACGATGAGTGGGAGCTCGAGTACGAGGACGAACCCATCCAGCCGCTGCCCATCTTCAACCCCGGCTTCCACGGCTACGGCTCGGTGACCGATGAGTATCCGCTGTACTGCACCGGCTTCCATCACAAGAGCCGCACGCACAGCTCCTACGGCTTCATCCGCGAGCTCGAGCAGGTCGCCCGTCAGCAGCTGTGGATCAACCCCATGGACGCCGAGGCCCGCGGCATCGCCAACGGCGACCAGGTCATCGTGACGTCGCCCGCAGGCCAGATCAAGATCGAGGCCAAGGTGACCTCCCGCATCGTACCCGGCACGATCGCCGTGCCCCAGGGTTCGTGGCGCAAGGCAGATATGGAAGGCGACCGCATCGACGAGGGCGGCTGCGTGAACACGCTGTCCGTCTACCATCCGACGCCGTACGCCAAGGGCAACGGCCCTGCCCATTCCATGATCGCCGAAGTCGCCAAGGCTTAA
- a CDS encoding DMSO/selenate family reductase complex B subunit produces the protein MTQYGFYFNSARCTGCRTCEMACKDNKDLAETVAFRKIFDYEGGDWTDNGDGTFTQTAFAYHVSAACNHCANPACVANCPTGAMQKDPETGIVQSDPEVCIGCGTCANTCPYSVPVIVEQKSRKCDMCRDRVAAGLRPICVDACPLRALDWGDIEELKTKYPDAVDGIAPLADPSQTTPSILIGTCPACKEVGDTTGMVSNQKEIDLEPAREII, from the coding sequence ATGACTCAATACGGATTCTACTTCAACAGCGCACGCTGCACCGGTTGCCGTACCTGCGAAATGGCGTGCAAGGACAACAAGGACCTGGCCGAGACCGTGGCCTTCCGCAAGATCTTCGACTACGAGGGCGGCGATTGGACCGACAACGGCGACGGCACCTTCACCCAGACCGCCTTCGCATACCACGTAAGCGCCGCCTGCAACCATTGCGCGAACCCCGCCTGCGTGGCCAACTGCCCGACCGGCGCCATGCAGAAGGACCCCGAGACCGGCATCGTCCAGTCCGATCCTGAAGTCTGCATCGGCTGCGGCACCTGCGCGAACACCTGCCCCTACAGCGTGCCCGTCATCGTGGAGCAGAAGTCCCGCAAGTGCGACATGTGCCGCGACCGCGTGGCCGCCGGCCTGCGTCCCATCTGCGTCGACGCCTGCCCGCTGCGCGCCCTGGATTGGGGCGACATCGAGGAGCTCAAGACCAAGTATCCCGACGCCGTCGACGGCATCGCGCCTCTGGCCGATCCTTCGCAGACCACCCCGTCCATCCTCATCGGCACCTGCCCTGCCTGCAAGGAGGTCGGCGACACCACCGGCATGGTGAGCAACCAGAAGGAAATCGACCTGGAGCCCGCCCGCGAAATCATCTAA
- a CDS encoding DMSO/selenate family reductase complex B subunit codes for MLGFFFDNSRCTGCRTCEMACVDYNDLPAGRKYRRIIDYEGGTWIDNGDGTFSTSAFCYHISLACNHCANPECVHVCPTGAMHKNDLGLVVVNNERCVGCGYCTIACPYHAPSIDPILRQSSKCHGCSDRVAAGKRPICVEACPLRALDFGEVDDLIARHGTFDANILPLPDSKLTSPNLMVKKSPAADSEMAEEGSVVNWLEIENNHEE; via the coding sequence GTGCTGGGGTTCTTTTTCGACAACAGCCGCTGCACCGGTTGCCGAACCTGCGAAATGGCCTGCGTGGACTACAACGACTTACCTGCGGGCCGCAAATACCGGCGGATCATCGACTACGAAGGCGGAACCTGGATCGACAACGGCGACGGCACCTTCTCGACCAGTGCGTTCTGCTACCACATCTCGCTGGCATGCAACCACTGCGCAAACCCCGAATGCGTCCATGTATGCCCGACCGGCGCCATGCATAAAAACGACCTGGGTCTTGTGGTGGTCAACAACGAACGCTGCGTGGGCTGCGGATACTGCACCATCGCCTGCCCGTACCACGCGCCGTCCATCGACCCGATCCTGCGCCAGAGCTCGAAGTGCCACGGCTGCTCGGACCGCGTGGCAGCCGGCAAGCGCCCCATCTGCGTGGAGGCCTGTCCGCTGCGGGCGCTGGACTTCGGCGAGGTCGACGATCTGATCGCGCGGCACGGCACGTTCGACGCGAACATCCTGCCGTTGCCTGATTCGAAGCTGACCAGCCCGAACCTGATGGTGAAAAAGTCGCCGGCCGCCGATTCCGAAATGGCCGAAGAGGGCAGCGTCGTCAACTGGCTCGAGATTGAGAACAACCACGAGGAATAA
- a CDS encoding molecular chaperone TorD family protein gives METEFVRRERAMNEKEPWCVTDEAAMREMLDDEDFRAAFAGAMRLLGTIFLLRPIHGEALEAVQALEVMDLRADWPFGTEDQLDQAQGLLRAGANEDLYKRDLEFMRLFRGTGNRKAAPYGSVYMDHDRVLFGWTWNALRDWMRSNGVTTLYQEREPEDQIGRMMLLAAELSDSRPDLLPEFLGDHFLPWADHFLELFQADTQSFTYTGAAVLARLTLDDVAHLLAVQPARRRFF, from the coding sequence ATGGAGACCGAATTCGTACGACGCGAACGCGCCATGAACGAGAAGGAGCCGTGGTGCGTGACCGATGAGGCCGCCATGCGGGAAATGCTTGACGACGAGGACTTTCGCGCGGCGTTCGCAGGCGCCATGCGACTTCTGGGAACCATCTTCCTTTTGCGTCCCATCCACGGCGAGGCCCTGGAGGCCGTCCAGGCTCTGGAGGTCATGGACCTGCGCGCGGATTGGCCTTTTGGGACAGAAGACCAGCTTGATCAGGCCCAAGGACTGTTGCGGGCCGGTGCCAACGAAGACCTGTACAAGCGCGACCTGGAGTTCATGCGCCTCTTCCGCGGTACGGGAAACCGCAAGGCGGCTCCGTACGGTTCGGTCTACATGGACCATGACCGCGTGCTGTTCGGCTGGACGTGGAACGCGCTTCGCGACTGGATGCGCAGCAACGGCGTGACCACGCTCTACCAGGAACGCGAGCCCGAGGACCAGATCGGTCGCATGATGCTGCTGGCTGCGGAGCTTTCCGACAGCCGCCCCGACCTGCTGCCGGAATTCCTGGGCGACCACTTCCTGCCCTGGGCCGACCATTTCCTGGAGCTGTTCCAGGCGGACACCCAGTCCTTCACCTACACGGGTGCTGCGGTGCTTGCGCGCCTGACCTTGGACGACGTGGCGCATCTTCTGGCTGTCCAACCTGCCCGGCGCCGGTTCTTCTAA
- a CDS encoding dimethyl sulfoxide reductase anchor subunit family protein has protein sequence METGFNGQTLAVFTALAPAGAVAFLCLALFLGIRGRSLEESQVVRLYRFIALPLAAGWFGFIASATHLGTPANALYVALGVGRSPLSNEVATTILFLLFAGVLWLVSFRERPLRGLMRVLCVLCVAAAFAMLAFMSVAYNVESVPSWDTWHTPVNLLLTALFSGCALGSYTLLLARIESRMFPKVLLWASAAALVVGSVFLYIHMNFLTGVVNNETTAIAEVPWYPAAIIGHILIGAVGLAIQYRGLDMRITSTWRARVIGAFGLALVLVSAVIVRLPFYEAYLSIGF, from the coding sequence ATGGAAACCGGCTTCAACGGACAAACTCTTGCCGTGTTCACCGCGTTGGCTCCCGCCGGTGCGGTGGCATTCCTGTGTCTTGCCCTGTTCCTGGGGATTCGCGGTCGTTCGCTTGAAGAATCCCAGGTCGTACGGCTGTATCGGTTCATCGCGCTGCCTCTTGCGGCAGGCTGGTTCGGGTTCATCGCGTCGGCTACCCATCTGGGGACCCCGGCCAACGCCCTGTACGTGGCCTTAGGGGTAGGACGCTCGCCTCTGTCCAACGAGGTTGCGACGACCATCCTCTTTCTCCTGTTCGCAGGCGTGCTTTGGTTGGTTTCTTTCCGCGAGCGGCCGTTGCGGGGCCTCATGCGCGTGCTTTGCGTGCTGTGCGTTGCGGCGGCGTTCGCAATGCTGGCGTTCATGTCCGTCGCTTACAACGTAGAAAGCGTGCCGTCTTGGGACACCTGGCATACTCCGGTGAACCTCCTGCTTACGGCGCTGTTCAGTGGTTGCGCTCTGGGTTCGTACACGCTGCTTCTGGCACGGATTGAAAGCCGCATGTTCCCCAAGGTTTTGCTATGGGCGTCTGCTGCGGCACTGGTTGTCGGCAGTGTGTTTCTATACATACATATGAATTTCCTGACGGGTGTCGTGAACAACGAGACGACGGCCATCGCCGAGGTTCCCTGGTACCCTGCGGCCATCATCGGACATATTCTGATCGGCGCGGTCGGCCTGGCCATCCAATACCGGGGGCTGGACATGCGCATCACTTCCACCTGGCGGGCGCGCGTCATCGGCGCCTTCGGTTTGGCGCTGGTCCTGGTTTCGGCCGTCATCGTGCGGCTGCCGTTCTACGAGGCGTATCTTTCCATCGGTTTCTAA
- a CDS encoding DUF559 domain-containing protein, which translates to MLAGMIIVSGHTALDYYRSHRFSARHTMLSTKDVPELLAQANRDSSPSKVLGVDLESYGLLSAYDTVCVLVANRSVRRANAGVTYRLWSGELASGMLRVVSDELCVPSPEFLFLLSAGQLSIPKLVELGTELCGKYLVGSYYNFGGPRPPALTTLADLASFVERFPGTRGYDKAMMALRYVRENSWSAMETKVVVILCLPSRMGGYGAPLPILNPAIPLLERQRPIDGRCEFDGDMLWKRVLPNGTVIYAILEYDGRQHQSHQAILRDKHRDNILSGKGFRLLRAQYEDIATDAGMDYLARDLFAALEIRRRPASASVTQKRHETRRLILADDYPMCTKPRSVQEEVPDGHVFGISSQ; encoded by the coding sequence ATGCTTGCTGGCATGATCATCGTTTCTGGCCATACCGCTTTGGATTACTACCGCAGCCACCGTTTTTCGGCGCGTCATACGATGCTGTCCACAAAGGACGTTCCTGAGCTGTTGGCTCAGGCGAACCGCGATTCCTCGCCGTCGAAGGTTTTGGGCGTCGATCTTGAGAGCTACGGTTTGCTGTCGGCGTACGATACCGTATGCGTGCTCGTGGCGAACAGATCCGTCCGGCGCGCGAACGCAGGCGTCACCTACCGATTGTGGTCTGGCGAACTGGCATCCGGCATGCTCAGGGTCGTAAGCGACGAGCTCTGCGTGCCATCTCCTGAGTTTCTGTTCCTACTGTCGGCCGGCCAGCTCTCTATTCCGAAACTGGTTGAGCTCGGCACGGAGCTTTGTGGGAAGTATCTGGTGGGGTCTTATTACAATTTCGGCGGGCCGCGGCCTCCCGCTTTGACGACGCTGGCGGACCTCGCGTCTTTCGTCGAACGGTTCCCTGGTACGCGCGGATACGACAAGGCCATGATGGCCCTTAGGTATGTTCGGGAGAACTCGTGGTCTGCCATGGAGACGAAGGTGGTCGTAATCCTATGCCTACCCAGCAGAATGGGTGGGTACGGCGCTCCTCTTCCGATTCTCAATCCGGCAATACCGCTTCTGGAGCGACAGAGGCCGATAGACGGCAGGTGTGAGTTTGATGGCGACATGCTCTGGAAGCGTGTGCTGCCTAACGGCACGGTGATATACGCGATTCTTGAGTACGACGGAAGGCAGCACCAGTCTCATCAAGCCATATTGCGGGATAAGCATCGCGACAACATCTTGTCGGGCAAAGGTTTTCGTTTGTTGCGGGCGCAGTACGAAGATATTGCCACAGACGCGGGCATGGACTATCTGGCCAGAGACCTGTTTGCGGCTCTGGAGATCCGCAGGCGCCCCGCCAGCGCAAGCGTGACGCAGAAGCGACACGAAACGAGGCGCCTTATACTGGCGGACGACTATCCCATGTGCACGAAACCGAGAAGTGTACAGGAGGAAGTGCCTGACGGTCATGTTTTCGGCATAAGCAGCCAATGA
- a CDS encoding transporter substrate-binding domain-containing protein, with protein MAKNLYTRRNVIAMGMTAAASVSLFGLVGCGGGGAEEEGAFIVGFDAEYPPYGYLADPDEEGYVADDGQTYTGFDLDLANEVCARNGWTLKVQPIDWDSKDALLGSGDITCIWNGFTYEGREDQYAWSEPYMINAQVVVVKADSDIDSLEDLAGKNVITQAGSAALTLLSPDGDYADLAATFNGGAVSTIAAYTTAFMQLEQGTVDAVACDLSIAISQMNANPDAYKQLDEQLSSEHYAVGFALGQEDMAQTVTDTLKEMDAEGFVEELCAKYEGDIDYANWCLGA; from the coding sequence ATGGCTAAAAACCTGTACACCCGCCGCAACGTCATCGCAATGGGCATGACCGCTGCTGCTTCTGTTTCTTTGTTTGGTCTCGTCGGCTGCGGCGGTGGCGGTGCCGAAGAAGAAGGCGCTTTCATCGTCGGCTTCGACGCGGAGTATCCTCCTTATGGCTATCTGGCCGACCCTGACGAAGAAGGTTACGTCGCCGATGACGGTCAGACCTACACAGGCTTCGACCTCGACCTGGCCAATGAGGTCTGTGCCCGCAACGGTTGGACTCTGAAGGTCCAGCCCATCGATTGGGACTCCAAGGACGCCCTGCTCGGCTCCGGCGACATCACCTGCATCTGGAACGGCTTCACTTACGAAGGCCGCGAAGACCAGTACGCATGGTCCGAGCCCTACATGATTAACGCCCAGGTCGTCGTCGTGAAGGCCGACTCCGACATCGACTCCCTGGAAGATCTGGCCGGCAAGAATGTCATCACCCAGGCAGGTTCCGCAGCCCTCACGCTGCTGTCTCCCGATGGCGACTACGCCGATCTGGCAGCCACCTTCAACGGCGGAGCGGTTTCCACCATCGCCGCTTACACCACCGCGTTCATGCAGCTCGAACAGGGCACCGTCGACGCGGTCGCCTGCGACCTGTCCATCGCCATCAGCCAGATGAACGCCAATCCGGATGCCTACAAGCAGCTGGACGAGCAGCTGAGCTCCGAGCACTACGCCGTCGGCTTCGCCTTGGGTCAGGAGGACATGGCCCAGACCGTTACCGACACGCTGAAGGAAATGGACGCCGAAGGCTTCGTCGAGGAGCTGTGCGCCAAGTACGAAGGCGATATCGATTACGCCAACTGGTGCCTCGGCGCATAG
- a CDS encoding amino acid ABC transporter permease: MDPAVVSAMCTTLVSGFGMTVRIFIITLIGALPLGVVVALCRMSSFKPLALLARIYVSILRGTPLMLQLFVWMFAPYYMFGLSFGPGWTMTACSIGFILNYSAYFGEIYRSGIQSIPRGQYEAAEVLGYTKVQTFMYIILPQVIKRILPAMGNEIIALVKDTSLAFVLGVAEMFTFAKALAAKHVSMLPYAIAAVIYWIFTLFVEFVLNKIEKSMSYYHD; the protein is encoded by the coding sequence ATGGATCCGGCCGTAGTGTCCGCAATGTGCACGACGCTCGTCTCCGGCTTCGGGATGACCGTGAGAATCTTCATCATCACCCTTATCGGCGCGTTGCCGTTAGGTGTCGTCGTGGCGTTGTGCCGTATGAGCAGTTTCAAACCCTTGGCGTTGCTTGCCCGCATCTACGTCTCGATCCTGCGCGGTACGCCGCTCATGCTGCAGCTGTTCGTGTGGATGTTCGCACCGTACTACATGTTCGGGCTGTCTTTCGGCCCCGGCTGGACCATGACCGCTTGCTCCATCGGCTTCATCCTGAACTACAGCGCGTACTTCGGCGAAATCTACCGCTCGGGCATCCAATCCATCCCGCGCGGCCAGTACGAGGCCGCCGAGGTGCTGGGATACACGAAGGTACAGACCTTCATGTATATCATCTTGCCGCAGGTCATCAAGCGCATCCTGCCTGCCATGGGCAACGAGATCATCGCGCTGGTCAAGGACACGTCGCTGGCATTCGTGCTCGGCGTCGCCGAAATGTTCACCTTCGCCAAGGCCCTGGCGGCCAAACATGTGAGCATGCTTCCCTACGCCATTGCGGCGGTCATCTACTGGATCTTCACGCTCTTCGTCGAGTTCGTCCTGAACAAGATCGAGAAGAGCATGAGCTACTACCACGACTAA
- a CDS encoding amino acid ABC transporter ATP-binding protein, whose product MSDRECIFSLQNIEKSFGSNTVLKDISLSVYQGDVVSIIGSSGGGKSTLLRCATLLERFEKGSLTYGDLPVATADAQGNAVYGDKKTLQQARQRFGLVFQNFNLFPHRTVLQNVMDAPVRVAKMDKDQARDKAMGLIERMGLSGKEDMVPCELSGGQQQRVSIARALCLDPDVVFFDEPTSALDPELTREVLKVIKSLAAEHRTMVIVTHEIGFARDVADRVVFMDGGLIVEDGTPDQVINNPQHERTRRFLMQATD is encoded by the coding sequence ATGAGCGATAGAGAGTGCATCTTCAGCCTCCAGAACATCGAGAAGAGCTTCGGCAGCAACACCGTGCTCAAGGACATCAGCCTTTCGGTGTATCAAGGCGACGTGGTGAGCATTATCGGTTCGTCCGGCGGCGGCAAGTCCACGCTTCTGCGTTGCGCCACGCTGCTGGAACGGTTCGAAAAGGGCAGCCTGACCTACGGCGATTTGCCGGTGGCCACGGCCGACGCCCAGGGCAACGCCGTTTACGGCGACAAGAAGACCCTGCAGCAGGCGCGCCAGCGCTTCGGTCTGGTGTTCCAGAACTTCAACCTGTTCCCACATCGCACGGTTCTGCAGAACGTCATGGACGCCCCTGTGCGAGTGGCCAAAATGGACAAGGACCAAGCCCGCGACAAGGCGATGGGCCTCATCGAACGCATGGGCCTTTCCGGTAAGGAAGACATGGTGCCTTGCGAACTGTCCGGCGGCCAGCAGCAGCGTGTGTCCATTGCACGCGCCCTGTGCCTCGACCCTGACGTGGTGTTTTTCGACGAGCCCACTTCGGCGCTTGACCCCGAGCTGACCCGCGAGGTGCTCAAGGTCATCAAGAGCCTGGCGGCCGAGCATCGCACCATGGTCATCGTTACCCACGAGATCGGTTTCGCCCGCGACGTGGCCGACCGCGTCGTGTTCATGGACGGCGGCCTGATTGTGGAAGACGGCACGCCCGACCAGGTCATCAACAACCCGCAGCACGAGCGCACCCGTCGCTTCCTCATGCAGGCAACCGACTAG
- the hpf gene encoding ribosome hibernation-promoting factor, HPF/YfiA family gives MDVKVVGRKLTVTPTMNDYAVEKIGNALKVLDIDTLDAEVVLRVEKAHVIPCICEVTIRPKGHIVHVEERDSDMYAAIDIAAAKLTRQLRKYKTRVIEKRDGETIRTAADPDFDALMAELSADDEVVRVKEVEFTPMTEEQACVQIDLLGHDFFVYTDRDTNEVNVLYRRENGGYGLLKPRA, from the coding sequence ATGGACGTCAAGGTAGTTGGACGCAAGCTCACCGTCACCCCGACTATGAACGACTACGCCGTTGAGAAAATCGGCAACGCACTCAAGGTGCTTGACATTGATACGCTCGACGCCGAAGTCGTGCTCCGTGTCGAAAAGGCCCACGTAATTCCTTGCATCTGCGAAGTCACCATTCGCCCCAAGGGCCACATCGTCCATGTCGAAGAACGCGACAGCGACATGTATGCGGCCATCGATATCGCCGCCGCCAAACTGACCCGCCAGCTGCGCAAGTACAAGACCCGCGTCATCGAGAAGCGTGACGGCGAAACCATCCGCACCGCCGCCGACCCCGATTTCGACGCGCTCATGGCCGAGCTTTCCGCCGATGACGAAGTCGTCCGCGTGAAGGAAGTCGAGTTCACGCCCATGACCGAAGAACAGGCCTGCGTGCAGATCGACCTTCTGGGCCACGACTTCTTCGTGTACACCGACCGTGACACCAACGAGGTCAACGTTCTGTACCGTCGTGAGAACGGCGGCTATGGCCTGCTGAAGCCGAGGGCATAG